The stretch of DNA GAGGACGATGATGAAAAACAGGTGATGTAAAGGGGAAGGTCCCATTTTCACGAGACTCACCTGTCACGACGAGACGGACACTCCCACCGTCATAACCCTGGTCACTGCTGACGTAGCAGGTGTAATCCCCCGCGTCCTCAATCGTGGCGTTTTCTAGTCTCAGGGTCAAGTCCCCTGCTGTGAGCCCCCCAGACACCGCGTCCTTTAGGCCGAATGAGACTCGGCCCGAGTACGAGGCGGTCTGGGACGACTCCTGAAACCTTTTGTCTCGGTAAAACAGGATTGGGGAGTCAAAGTGATCCAGACGGTACCAACGTACCTCTAAAGCCTCGGCACTTTGGGGTGGATTGAGCCAGCACGGTAATGTGGTTGTGTGTCCTCGCTGCACCGAGACGGGGGACGGGACTGAAACCTGAAGACCACCTGAAACTGAAAAACAGGCAACATGGAGTTAGATTAGTTTCCCTTTTAtaatagtctgtccaccagaggacgctctacaacgtccctgttagtgatagCGTTGCACTAGTctttccaccagaggacgctctacaacgtccctgttagtgatggcgttgcatagtccgtccaccagaggacgctctacaacgtccctgttagtggtggcGTGTGCATAGtcggtccaccagaggacgctctacaacgtccctgttagtgatggcgttgcatagtctgtccccagaggacgctctacaacgtccctgttagtgatggcgttgcatagtctgtccaccagggacgctctacaacgtccctgttagtgatggttacatagtctgtccaccagaggacgctctacaacatccctgttagtgatggcgttgcatgtctgtccaccagaggacgctctacaagtccctgttagtgatgtgttacatagtctgtccacagaggacgctctacaacatccctgttagtgatgcgttgtggcatagtctgtccaccaaggacgctctacaacgtccctttagtgatggcgttgcatatctgtccacagaggacttctaacacgtccctgttagtgatggcgttgcatagtctgtccaccagaggacgctctacaacgtctctgttttgttaatgtgtttttgttcaaaggactttaagtttcatatcttaagtttgtatttttatacattttatttatcagaactttaatatattttgatgttcctctgttctgtgaCAATAAGACTAAtcattataatattatttgagtgagaactcataaataactacaaataactaaaatCTGTTCATATTTCGTGacgtgtttctggatttaatttaaattattattgacaatatttatattaaatcaTAGTTTAAGGAGTTTAAACACTGAGTAGATAACATGTCCACATGATGGATGAAGACACATGTGGACTGAGAGACAGGAGGGACTCACCTGGggcagcaacacacagagatgcCCCGAGGGCAGCCACGAGGCATGCATACGTCATCAGCGCACCTGGAAAATATTATACTTAAATTAGACAGATTGCATAACAACAGAACAAAAGTGGAGTAAATAGGGTTTTTCGCGATTGATGAACTGCAAATGAAAGCCTACCCATTCTGCTGTTGGAAGTCCAGACCGCATCCGAGGTCCCCTATAGGAGGGAGACTGCTATGAAGGATCACAATAGGAATACAAGTTGATCAATATATGTTGATATGTTTATATAGATATGAAGTCAGTTTTTTGCTCCGTGTTAATTTCTTCGTGGACATGCAAAAACGTCGCACTCCAACACGCTTTGACCTTCcacttttactttcacttttggAGGAGCGCATGCGCGTTGGGGTGAGGGCCTGAGGGTGGAGCCCCTACAGCCTAgatcatgggtctcaaactcgcggcccgggggccaattgcggcccgcgggatgatattttgtggccccctgcttgacatcaaagttaagtgttagtgcggcccgcgcgttctgaaactttttgtcattgcgcttgtcacttatgggctccGTAGTAtctctcctgacagcggcgtaacggttgtcaagctagctaagtactcgttgcggcaaatgcctgaggtttgacaagtgatgtctgttgttgtgaaattcaccaccatatcagatctagtgGCTTAAaacaccggcagttccgcgccctgtttggagatagttgttgttttttggaatacttgatgcggcccagccaaccCAACCCAGAcgtctacttccagcggcccccaagaaagttgagtttgagacccctggcCTAGATGAAATATAGAAGAACGTTTCTAGAGAAAtcctatttattttaaactcttgtgttgtcttcccgttaaaatTGAAAgtgaacacttttgttgacgctttttattgatgtttttacctttttgttttgtttgtgtccctttttcaacacttaacTTTAGTTAAGAGTTATTTTTaggatttatggtcaataaacctattttttaggaaattatacccaaTGTTTGAGTTGCTTGTCCACATCTGCTCAGACTTTTAGTTAGTAAATTAGTTAGTTATAGCTATAGTTATGGCTCATAGCATACACACGGGTCCGTCCTACAGGTGTACATTAGTGCGGACATAttgattttttaatatttagatgAGCACTACATGCCCAGAAGTCACAGATGGGAATTAGAGTTGTGACATCTGGTGCAAGACATGTGTTGGACACTGCCCCATGTTTTACATAAGCCCAAAAAATTATGGAAATGATAAGCTTTGGTATAACTGGTATAATAATTGGTATATAACATATTCCATTATAGTACATTAAAGAGAGAAGTGTCTCTCCTTCCAGACGCTGCTCTTCCTCTCCCCTGACTGCTGCTCTCAACTAGACTCCAGAATTAATATTAGTTCAATTTATAAATCTAATTTGGCATCTGAACACTGAAGAATAAAGGGGAACATAAGTCGTTGAGAACTTGAAGAGTCAAATTCAGATGAAATACATTCTGATACATAATTTCAGGGCATACATATTCAGTgctttgtaatttaaaaatccaatgaaACAGATTTACTTGCACACTGTCCCAGCCCACCTTTGTTCAGTATGTCGCGTATCGGCCCTTTAAGAAGTCTAATGCACGATGGTCTGAAGATCAGGCTgcagtcaagtccaagacaagtccatgACCAGGACTAGTGGATACCGGGATGGTGgatgtgacacatgcctttggtgtgggagacccgagtttgattcccactgtggtacatcaaccaatgtgtccctgagcaaggcacctaACCCCTAGTGGCTCCAGGGGTCTGCGACCTCTGAtgattgtaagtcactttggatacaAGTGTCACCTAAATGACATGATGCCAAGTCAAGACCACGTCCAAATGAGGGACAGACAATACCCAGACAGAAAAAAGAATCCGACTGCTGCTATTTTTTAAGTATTGTACCCCTGAGTATTATAGATTTCAACATGCTTTCAATACTGATGAGTCATGTTTGCCTGCTTGTACTTTGCTTGCCATCACATCACATAAAGGCTGATCAaggtaattaaaaaacaagacgTGGACAATAAAATATGAGCAGATCAATGTCCAGTACAACgtggtccctgtgtgtgtgtgtgtgtgtgtgtgtgtatttagattagattagatgatactttattcatttacatttacattttacatagttaaaggaatattatgatacaatatttacataattaacatatttaaggaattgcaatggtgaaaagtaacaataataatctTATTCTCATTCTCATAAATGGCATGACAGCATATGCCTATAGGCTACTACTGTGTTTAACACTATCATAACCCTAACTTGTGTAAATTGTCTTTCAGTACCCAGAAAAGTGCTTCATTAATCAAATGTAGGCTATTATTAGGAACTGTGTAGCCTATTATTGATCTATATCTTACTTTAGCAATTAATATAATGTAGTAAAGATATTTCAACCTATACTGACCAGGCTACTATGTGTCAGGAAGATGCATATGATGTATGAAATACATTACAACGATGTATATGAGCCTGCATCTGTATGACATACATTGGAATGATGTAGGTTCTATATAATTGGCTATACGTCGCGGGGAGAGTGGCTACGTCAATGACGTACCGAGGACGTAATGACGTACCGAGGACGTCGTATTTGGATTACATCTCGGCGACGTACGTACGTGTGCTTACTGGGATATGTGGTAAAATCACTGTGGATAATGAGAACCACAATTGCCACACAATGTTAGAATGTAATACTATGTTAAGAAATGCGActgctgctgtgtgtcatcATAGCTTGTTGACGAGACGTCTGGCCGGAGGAATTCCCCGGTCGCTAAACCTTTACCCCGTTTCCCCCATAGACGGTTAAAGACGTTTCACCTTTACCCTAGAAACCGTTGCTGTCGCTGACGTCAAAGTGTTGCGCGACATCTCGCGATAATGGCGGAATATAAATACAGCTGCTGTCCCCCTCACACGTCGTATCAGTCAGCTCGCTTACACTTCGGACGGCTAACGGTGAGTCTTTAAAGTTACTTTGTTAACGGTGGTACGTAGTAGTACTAGACTATTAGCTGTACTACTACTAGTTACTAGACTATTAGCTGTACCACTACTACTAGACTCTAGTACTACTGGGATACTGAAGTTAACTTCTCGCGTTGCCATGTTAGCTAACCGCTATATGTCATGTAAACAGAGCCGTTAGCTTCatgttctgtctctttctctaggTTTTGTTTCAGCAGACATGGCGGGAGCAGCAGTTCTCTCTAACCAGGTGAGCTCACTAGAAAGACTTCAAGCACTCTGAACCGACAAAGGTTACTTTGCTAGTATTTGTTGGAATGGGACATTTTAAAGACTAACTACCAGCTAGGCTATAGAAAGTAATGCTACACAGTCAGAATTAGGAGAGGGGGCGTCacccttttactttttaatgtcaAACTCAAAAGTCCACACAATATTATAGTTGTGTGTCCAGTTTTCTCTATTATTACTTTCATGTTAATCCCACAAAATATTTGGAATAGAAACAGTGTTTATTTAGCAGCTGAATATATGAAACCATTGTCTTCATGTGATGGCAGAATGTGGTGGCGAGGGTGAGCAGCCTGCCCCTGGTGAGCTCCACCTACGGCTTGGTGTCCAGCATGTACTCCACCACCAAGGACAACCACCCTTACATCAGGACTGTGTGCGAGGCGGCGGAGCAAGGGGTCCGGAGCATCACCTCCGTGGCCCTCACCACGGCTTCACCCATCCTTGGCAAGCTGGAGCCTCAGAGTGAGAAGCCTTTTTAGATAAATCCAAATGTAGACATGAGCTCAAAGTTCATAGGATGTCAGAACAAAGTCTTGTGACATCAGTGTGAGGGTTATTATGTGTGAGGGTTATGTGCTGACCAGCTGAGTCACACAGAGCTCAAAACAGGAATTTCAAGTCACGCTGCTGGCCCTTACTCATCTTGATCTGCCCCCTACTTTTCAAGTTGAATCATAACCTTGATATGAGCcattaaaaaaagtttggatgtacatttgtgtcactttctCCCTGATATTTTCTGATCTCGATATCAGCTTGTTATATTTTGTCGCCTACAGTTGCCATTGCCAATGACCTGGCCTGTAAAGGGTTGGACAGGATTGAGAATACCTTGCCAATTCTAAACCAGCCACCTGAGCAGGTATGTCCTGCGTTAATGATTAACCGCTAGCAGTTTCATTCTGACAAAAGGTCAGAGCAGTCATCAAGCCAGATTGCACAATGCCGTAAAATGACAGTTGATGTGTTAATCTCCCGAAGGTCTAGTCATCGTGACCCATGTCCCGTCTTTCTCAACCTCTGTATTTGCTCATGACGTTGGTTTTTCCCTTCCTAGATTGTCTCCAGTGCCAAGGGCGTGGTAACCAGCGCCAAAGATATCGTGACAGACCGAGTGTCCGGTGCCAAGGACACTCTGAGCAGCGTGGTGGAAATGACCCGGGGTGCGGTGCAGGACAGGATGGACCGGACCAAGGCCGTCGTCAGCGGGGGTGTCAGCACGGTGATGGAGAGCAGGGTGGCCCGGCTGGTGAGCAGCGGAGTGGACACGGCCCTCAGCACCTCGGAGAGTCTGGTGGAGCAGTACCTGCCTCTGACGGAGGATGAGATGGGTGAGTGGGCCGAAAGATACTCCACCTACATCTGGTCCAACACAAATCCATTTATCACATGACTCCGTTTTACATGACTCTACAACTAATGATCTCTTTTTAAAGGGAATGCTTCAAATGATGTTTACATATCTAAAATACATACAGGAAAGCCTTGAGATTAGGCCTGTTTTTAGTAACAAGCTGTATCAAGGGTCAGTTAACAGGCAGCTGGAGGATGTTGATAATGATGCATGTTGTCCGATTTCCAGGAAAAGCAGACTGATTATATGGTCCTCTGAGCCAGAGTCAATCATTAACTTGTTTAGAGAGCTGTGGCGTGCAGCAGTGTACGACAAACAATCCACTGTTGGTTTAAATCCAGTTTTAAGGGATTGCTAGCGACTAACCACATTTTTCACAGAATTAACTACTTTAACTCTGCAAGTATTGaagcaaatcttgtaacacgcAAGTAAtctgttgttgttcttttttttttttaatgcaacgTCTCATTTTTCCCTCCCTTGTGACAGAGCTGGAGGCTAAAATTGTGAAAGGCTTCGACAAGAACGAGCCGAGCTACTACGTCCGCCTGGGCTCCCTCTCCACCAAGCTCAGGAAGCGGGCGTACACCAGGGCCCTGACCAAAATCCAAGATGGCAAGCAGCGCAGCATGGACTACATTTCTGAAGTGAACTCCACTGTTGACCTGGTGGGTCTCAATATTAGCAGCTAATATCACGTTAGACAAGCTGTACAGGGATGCTCTTTAACATGAAGTGGGGACAAACCTGGACAACTGCCTACGGTCctaccaatcagaaggttggtggtttgatccctgtcCCTGCAGTCCTGTGTCgtagtgtccttgggcaagacactgaaccccgagtgtGAAGGTTTCCGAGGAGCAGGTAGcacctcggccacagtgtgtgaatggttcctgtccTATCTAAGCGCTTTAAGTAGTTATTAAAGATATAgaaatgcagtccatttacattactAGTAACATAGAAGCTGAAATTTTCATTACATTCTAAATTATAAAAAGCACATCATTGTTATCGTAATTGCCCtactgtgggacaaataaagatTTATCTTATTAACTTAATTTGAGGTTTGTTTTTCTAGATTGAATATGGCAGGAAGAATATTGACGGGGCAAACCAGATGGTAAACAACAGGCTTAACTCCATATTGGCGTGGAAGTCCAATGGTCCAAACCAGGAGAAGGGTCACGAGGCAGAGGTAAGAGGGTAGACAACACATTGATGTAATCAAGTAACTTGATCACTATGTCGAGGAAAGGTGTCAAATTTCATCCCCCCCCTCTTAGGTTATAGAGTCTCGCACCTTGGCCCTGGCCCAATCCCTCACTCAGCAGCTCCAGACCACCTGTCTGGTCCTCATCTCCAGCCTGCACGGCCTCCCCACCCACATCCAGCAGGAGGTGTTCTCCATCAGCCGCTCGGCCACACAGATCTACAGCACCTTCAGCAAAGCCGTGGCTCTGGGGGACCTGCCAGACAGCGTGCTGCGCAGCAGCAAGGTCCAGCTGGGCCGAATCAAAGACTCCCTAGACAACGTCATGGACTACCTGGTCAACAACACGCCGCTCAACTGGCTGGTGGGGCCGTTCTACCCGCGGATGGAGCCCACTGACACACCGGCCAAGTCTTCCAGCTCCCCCTCCACCTAGAGGAGCCATGGACGTTGATGAAGCCACTACATTCCCAGCAGTACCAGTGATCCACCACGGCTTAATGGTTTCAGTAATTCATTCTGCTTTGTCAGCAAATATGACTCTTCTAGATATAAAGTCTCAATAGTTCCTTGTCAATCACTATTTTATATTCTTAATGTGACTTTCAGAATCACTTGTTTTAGCCAATCTGGCAACGCCTTATTCTGTACTTTCTACATAAACTACTGGAATTTTAAAATTTGCatttactgtcttttttttccccttttacaTCAAAaggaatgtttttatttctctagAAGTAACAGCTTTGAAATAAGTAATTTCAATGTGGCAAAATCTCCAGTGCATAGTATTCTTCCAATCAAACCTCTAGGATACATCTACACCCAGGAAAGATCTTAttgaattacatttaaaatacacattAGTAATGCTACAGTGACAAAGCAATAATCTACGGTGATGGTATGTCTTTTATGGACGAGAAGccattttgtaaaatacaaataagCTTTATTATATTTTCTTAAAACTTTGACAACTTCTCAATCCAAACCGCATCCTGGTCCCAGTGGATCAGTGATTGCAGCGACTCTGGCTCGCCAGATAGTCCATCAGCCTCTGAAAAGCCAAACAGTTGTacgtttaaaaagaaatgtttaacaGTGTATTTCAAAGGCTTTTGTCAAGTCCCTTGTTCCAAAAATGAGATTCAAACCAGACTCCGAAGTCTGGTTTTAAAAAGGAGGAACTTTGCGTTACCTTGAGCTTCTGCATCTGGCACATGGCCACGTCATCCAGCAGGTCCAGGTCTATGTCGTCCTTCGTCTCTTCAGAGAAGCACATGGTCTAGGAAGGACGGGAACACATGCACGtttatgcaattatattttattaaacacTTAAATATTAGCCATAAATACATGTATATTCTACAAAATTAATTATGGCGGTGGGAAAACTTCTCCATGGGGCTGGAAGCATTTCACAGCTTAACTACTTTTAGATCATAGTCCTACAAGTTTTAACAAATTCCCTTTTATATAAAATTACACATTGAGCAGGTGACAAGGACTAAACCACAGAAATAGCATCAACTTATTTaagtaggatttaaaaaagaaaaaacaacaagacagTACCTGTCCCTGTGCCGTGGTAACGGTGACGTGTGCAGCAGAGCCCGCCATGGAACAGTGCAGATCCCCAGCAGAGACCACAGACCTGGGACAGCACAACATTCACAAATCAACGTTTTGTTACAGACGCACGTCCAGAAGTGGTTTACACACGGTCTGGAGGCCTTTTGGGTGTTTCCTACATGTAACTGTAGAGAGTTTGACCAGAATAGCCCATTCACCCCTAGTCTGATTATCTTTGGGGGGGGACCCCTCGGCATTAAGTGACCTGACCCCCTCCACTCTAACTGGACCCGGACTGTCACGTTAGACCGGAAACATCTGGTCAGAGAGAGGAAGGCCTGCCCTGCAGCAGCTGGCTGCCCTTCAACAACTGTCCTATAGGTTGCTTGATACAGAGGAGGAGTACAACTTCAAatgattttatatataatacTTCCCTAAAATATTTATAGTTTGGTTTTTGTCTACAGTCATGCTCTGGCTTCCTTTTTGTTGTATGTGTACTGCTTCATTTTCTGATGGACATGTGCATTTAAatttagaagaaaataaataaataaatgcttgtACAAGTCCATTCTTCCAaatattgatccaaaaaaaccGACATCCTTACGCCGTATCGCGGCTGTAATCTTTATGTGCACACAGGGGTGTTTGGCTGTACTGGAGGGGTACCAGACCTGAGTTTGGGCTTGGCCGGGACGGTCTGGTCGCTGGCCTTGGTCAAGCGGCTCTGAGCTCTTTTGCCGGTGAGTGAGGGGCCCCTGTGGCAAACCAGTGCAACATTAAGGCCCCCACC from Etheostoma spectabile isolate EspeVRDwgs_2016 unplaced genomic scaffold, UIUC_Espe_1.0 scaffold394, whole genome shotgun sequence encodes:
- the plin2 gene encoding perilipin-2 isoform X1, whose translation is MAGAAVLSNQQNVVARVSSLPLVSSTYGLVSSMYSTTKDNHPYIRTVCEAAEQGVRSITSVALTTASPILGKLEPQIAIANDLACKGLDRIENTLPILNQPPEQIVSSAKGVVTSAKDIVTDRVSGAKDTLSSVVEMTRGAVQDRMDRTKAVVSGGVSTVMESRVARLVSSGVDTALSTSESLVEQYLPLTEDEMELEAKIVKGFDKNEPSYYVRLGSLSTKLRKRAYTRALTKIQDGKQRSMDYISEVNSTVDLIEYGRKNIDGANQMVNNRLNSILAWKSNGPNQEKGHEAEVIESRTLALAQSLTQQLQTTCLVLISSLHGLPTHIQQEVFSISRSATQIYSTFSKAVALGDLPDSVLRSSKVQLGRIKDSLDNVMDYLVNNTPLNWLVGPFYPRMEPTDTPAKSSSSPST
- the plin2 gene encoding perilipin-2 isoform X2 translates to MAGAAVLSNQNVVARVSSLPLVSSTYGLVSSMYSTTKDNHPYIRTVCEAAEQGVRSITSVALTTASPILGKLEPQIAIANDLACKGLDRIENTLPILNQPPEQIVSSAKGVVTSAKDIVTDRVSGAKDTLSSVVEMTRGAVQDRMDRTKAVVSGGVSTVMESRVARLVSSGVDTALSTSESLVEQYLPLTEDEMELEAKIVKGFDKNEPSYYVRLGSLSTKLRKRAYTRALTKIQDGKQRSMDYISEVNSTVDLIEYGRKNIDGANQMVNNRLNSILAWKSNGPNQEKGHEAEVIESRTLALAQSLTQQLQTTCLVLISSLHGLPTHIQQEVFSISRSATQIYSTFSKAVALGDLPDSVLRSSKVQLGRIKDSLDNVMDYLVNNTPLNWLVGPFYPRMEPTDTPAKSSSSPST